The segment taaaaaaaaagaagaaaaactcacattGCAGCTTCACGATATTCACGCCATGCTTCGGCTTTCTTGGCCATCTGTTCAGCTTCAGCCTTAGCTTTGGCAGCAATAGCAAATGATTCAGCCTCACCACGAATGCGAATGGATTCGGATTCAGCTTCAGCCTCGAGAATAACACGATTCTTATTGGCTTCGGCCAATTTCTCAAGGCGATACTTTTCCGCCTCAGCTGGACGTCGTACAGTTGCCTCCAGCTCCTTCTCACGACGCTGCATCTCCTGATCCTGCACAAGGATCTCCTGCGTACGTTCAACCACCTTAATTTGCATCTGTTCCTCCTTTATGCGTTGCTTTGTTTTAGCCGCTTGAAGCTCATACGCGAGCTCAGCTTCGGCCTTTTTGGTTTGCACCTCAACATCATAGGCTGCCTTCTTTAGCTCAAAATCACGCTGAGCCTTTGCAATGTCCGTATCATTGAGGAAGCGTGATGCCATTCTAATTTAAGAACAACgcgaaatgatttttttaatttaaaaaaaacttgatttgaatttggcgcgcaacCGATTCGGAATCGCAAAGATGGTGAGTTTTTatggtgaaaatgaaaaggtgGGGAAATGCATCATTTggcggtaaaaaaaataacaaatcaaCAAAGAATGGCACAGAAAACGAtttcaatgagattttctccgtattaaaggataaaattcgataaaaaagcattttttcaaacagaaaaatcattaaaaacaaACCTTTGTTCTTCAGCAATTGCCTCCTTAATTTGGGCATCGCAACGTGCTTCAGCTTCACCAATTCGGGCATCTCTCTTAACTTCAGCTGTCCTAGCCATTCCCAGACTACGCAGGTATCCCTAAAACGTTACCAAATGCTATAAAACTCTATTcttttcctctaaaaaaaacttctgcaaaaaaatcctcaaacaatttatcattattttaagaattaatacTTCATTCAAACACATTTTTAACTAACCTTGTGTGAGCATCGtcattgtaaaagaaaaattaatcattctaCATTCACtaaattatgcatttttttcaattttttgcaacTAATTCATTAAAGCTTCATTAATTCTACTAAATAACtaaacaacaaataaaaagaaaataaatctacgTGGTATCACtaagaaaatcaaacattaaGCAATcattttaacctttttttttttaattaaacatacCTTAGCACCCTTTTAGTAGGCAACAAAGTAAGGAAAGAAGTAATTTCAAACGaggttttgtttttttgttttttttttttatagtctCTAAGAATTCAACAATGCCAACTAGCTATACGATTCAGTTGAATGATTATAAGAGAATGAAAAGAGTATGATACTATGCAATAAGTTAGATCTTTGCCAACTAAATGATGATtagaacaatttatttctttaataatttatcactaatatttaagaaaatattacaattttaaaaattaggtaTTCTACTAtgttaaaagcaaaaagaaatcctctatttttgttttattatttgccTAAATTGGCCGAAATGGTGAGTTACTAAAATGCTAAAGATACTTAGGCTTTATTCTAGGTAATctaggttttattttttaactaacTTTTTGCACagtattgaaagaaaaaaaaagaactatagaaaaattgttaaaagtgatttaaaaagaataaaatagaaaatgacAAGAAGATAATGAAATAGACGAAGAGAAAATGCAGCGAATAATGTAATAAAGAGAGCAGATTGAAAgatataataagaaaaatgagacattccctctaaaaaaaaataaaatgataaattcccTTCTAAAAATTACCTCTTCGTCACGGATATCCTTCAGGGTGTAGGAAACGACAGTAATGCCCATATTCACGAGATCCGACGATGCCACCTCGAACACCTGCTTGCTGAACTTCTTCCTATCCTTGTAAATCTCCTCGACAGTCATCGAACCCATTATGGCTCTCTGATGACCCTCGAGTGTTACAAGAGCAATGTGCTGAATTTCAGACTCAGGCTTCCCGAGGAACTGCTCGCAAGCAGTTAGCAGCATGTCCTCATTTTGTCCCTGAATCTTCACCTGGGCAATACCAGTCACCGAAATTGGGACACCCTGACTCGTATACACGCAGGGACTCTCAACCTGGAGAGTCATCGTGTTGagagaaattctaaaagtCAAAAATGTCACAATTGATCATTTCTCGTTGTTTTTGGTTGTTAAGACCGGATACAAGGaagtttaattgaatttattgacgttaaaaatgaatttaaaaatgacttgacatttatttacaaccgtttgacatttctcttacaaggtttgacgtttcttttaacgTATGACGCTTCTTTATTAaacgtttaatgttttatttttttggtgttCATTTTCTAACCATTGccgtttgatatttttctaacgtttgacatttttcgaacatttgacgtttgacatttcgcattttcctaacatttgacgtttcttttctaacctTCGATATTTAGCTAatactaaatttttttaagccgaCATTCGATGttcagagaaaaaatgttCGGATAATTGCTTTTCCACCGGTCAGCGttggaaaaactattttctgtacattttttctgttattgtaatttgacattttgctaattattttaatgtttgacttTTCTCTTAAAACATTCGACATACTTATAATGTTTTACGCTacttttttctaatatttaacGATCCTTTtataaagtttgacattttactCCTAAcaatttagatattttttttttaacgatttaagctttttcctaTTATTGGGCttgattcagcgaccaagaaacccttgaaatctttgaattttgtactgaaatttcaagatttcaagcgaatttcaagggtttcttgatcgctgaataaggcccattgatgtatttttttttaatccaatgATCGTTTTTACGtataatgtttcttttctatacttgacatttgtttttctgaatttaacgatttttatttttattttgacatttctttcctaACATTTTG is part of the Lutzomyia longipalpis isolate SR_M1_2022 chromosome 3, ASM2433408v1 genome and harbors:
- the LOC129792946 gene encoding flotillin-1 isoform X2, whose amino-acid sequence is MTWGFVTCGPNEALVVSGCCYMKPLLVPGGRAFVWPSVQRVQRISLNTMTLQVESPCVYTSQGVPISVTGIAQVKIQGQNEDMLLTACEQFLGKPESEIQHIALVTLEGHQRAIMGSMTVEEIYKDRKKFSKQVFEVASSDLVNMGITVVSYTLKDIRDEEGYLRSLGMARTAEVKRDARIGEAEARCDAQIKEAIAEEQRMASRFLNDTDIAKAQRDFELKKAAYDVEVQTKKAEAELAYELQAAKTKQRIKEEQMQIKVVERTQEILVQDQEMQRREKELEATVRRPAEAEKYRLEKLAEANKNRVILEAEAESESIRIRGEAESFAIAAKAKAEAEQMAKKAEAWREYREAAMVDMLLDTLPKVAAEVAAPLSQAKKITMVSSGGGEIGAAKLTGEVLDIVNRVPELVKNLTGVDIARSMHSG
- the LOC129792946 gene encoding flotillin-1 isoform X1 encodes the protein MTWGFVTCGPNEALVVSGCCYMKPLLVPGGRAFVWPSVQRVQRISLNTMTLQVESPCVYTSQGVPISVTGIAQVKIQGQNEDMLLTACEQFLGKPESEIQHIALVTLEGHQRAIMGSMTVEEIYKDRKKFSKQVFEVASSDLVNMGITVVSYTLKDIRDEEGYLRSLGMARTAEVKRDARIGEAEARCDAQIKEAIAEEQRMASRFLNDTDIAKAQRDFELKKAAYDVEVQTKKAEAELAYELQAAKTKQRIKEEQMQIKVVERTQEILVQDQEMQRREKELEATVRRPAEAEKYRLEKLAEANKNRVILEAEAESESIRIRGEAESFAIAAKAKAEAEQMAKKAEAWREYREAAMVDMLLDTLPKVAAEVAAPLSQAKKITMVSSGGGEIGAAKLTGEVLDIVNRVPELVKNLTGVDIARVSQKYDSSRHTFLDSSNNILMDSHHKKVTGDTKKAVK